ATAGAGTAGTGTGGATGCTAAAATCCTGCCATCACAAGGCAGATTTATAGGAGGAAAACAATGTATATTTCCTTTTCAAGTTGGAATTGCCTAAGAAGTGAAACGAAAATGTTGTTTTCAATCTTCTGAGATTCCAAAGATTTCAATAGATTTTTATAATTAGAATTGTGTAAGGCAATAGTCTCTCCTTGTGTTCTTCATCATGTTGTTGCTTctgtatttttgttttcttatgcAGACGGACGGAGGTACAACACAAGGATCCAATATAGACCAAAGGATGAAAAATCGATTGCTACTAGAAATTCTGGCTGTAGAAGGTATGTCGTTGCATACAATGGTCTCACAATATGGTATAACTTGAATAAAATGATGTGAAGAATAAGGTAAAGATGAACTTTGAACTTAAGATATTTTGATCTGAAGTTAGGCTAAGCTAGTTTCCAATTTTCAGAACTTATAAGTCATTTCAGTAAACGTTAAAGCTGGAAGCTCGAAGTTCTCATGATATACGATTGTGTCACACTTGAGGGAAAACTACAGAGAAGCAAAGACAAAATTTAGTGTATATAAGCATATTACAACTTACAAGATCGCCttattaaataactatattAGTCAAATTTCTCCTTATGCACACCAGAGCACCATTGAACATGTAGCATGAATGAAGTACTTTAAGTTTTTACATGATATTTATGTCTGCACTTTGTactatacattttttttcttcgtgTATTTTGCTTGGGAGGCAGATTAGCTCTACAGAAATGCTAACGTCGATTCTCTTTCAAAAACTAGATGAAAAAATGTCAAACTACTTTGTTTACATATCATTGTAACTTATATTAGATTGGAAATGAGTATTATTGAAGCTTTCTGCAGCAAAAACTTCATCTTCGTGCGGGGTGAACTGATCAGCAGGAGACGAAATGCTTGAATTTCGCGTCTCCAAGAGACTCCtagttgtttgttgttgttgttcaaaTATCTTCTTCAACTGCTCCCCTTGTTCTTCGATCCTCAATTGTAACTTCCGCTGAATCTAATAACAGAAAGACAATATGATTTAGAAAGTTTTCATTGATACTGTTTCAGCTCTAAGCATGcctgtttaaattttttatcttttcatgTACTAAATGTACCTCTAGTTGCTCGTGAAGGCGTCTCTGGACTTCTAGTTGCATATGCAGTGCTTCTTTGATTTGCATTCCACTGAAAATAAATCTGGATTAAGGTCACTTTCCAGCTAAAATAGTCACAATAATTAGTTAAGCTAATTGCAAAGAACATACGTTTTGCTGTCGATCTGTGTCACATTATTCGGGCAGTCTGTTTTTCCAGATCTCCCTGCATCATAGGAAGGAGGGAACTCTCATTTTCATAAAGATATGGAAACTTTAAGATAAGTACTTAGCATGTAATGGCAGATTTTCGAGTATATCTCAGAGAGCATTTTCCACAAGCGAGTTAAAATTAAGGTTGCAGTTTGCTgtaaatatcaaatttaaacaacaacaactatGCCTCAGTCTCAAACAAGTTGGGGTAACCTATAAGAAATCCTCCACTAGTTCATTTTATATCATCATCATacgaaataaaattaaagtgaaaTGTCTAAGAAGTAAGATGAAAATGTTCTTTCAATCTTCTGAGATTTTAAAGACTTCAACAGATTTACTATTAGCATATCTCTGTAAGGAGATAGTGTCTTCTTGTGTTCTTATATCATGTTGGATCCACTTGTTgcataaataacaaaaaatgaaaagcaGAGAAGATATTTCGAAGAAGGTCTAGAACATGGTTAGTGAGGATTCATACAACGGACTCCAACTTGTTTGGGATTGAGGTGTAGTAGTTGTTAGCCAAGATGTGGATACTTCTATGTGGTTGAATTACCTCGTTAAGGACCTCCTATATGGAGAAACATATATTCCCTTTTTTTCTCAGAAATCAACACACAAAAGCATAAAACAAGCAGCAGAATATAGTACTGATGCTTGCATAATGAAGAGAGTCTTGAGCAACGATAAAGTTATCTCAGTCTGAACTACAAGTCACGGCTTCAAGCTGTGGATGATTTTGTTTTGTCATTCATATTAAACATGAAGCTTATTTTGGATAATACATACCTTCTGTCGATTCTGGGATGAACTTTGCATTTCGATATTTCTagtcaaaacaagaaaaagaacatTTGCTTCAGAATTTAGTCTAAATACAACAAGGTTGTTCCAAGAAAGTATTAATTCCTTATTAACAAGTACCTGTAAATGACTTTTTACATGAAAAATTGTTAAGCCTTCTGAATCCATCAGCTTTAGTATTGCCTTTGGCGTCGCCTCTGGCAAATGAAGTGAAGAACAATTAATCCATAGCCAAAATGATCACCTCCAAAGAAACAAAAGCTAAAAAATGTGTAAATTTACTTACTGTCAGCTCCTCCAAGACGATTTACACACTCAACGAATCGATCATGAAGATCCTGAGTCCATCTGATTCGTGCCTTACTCGATAAAGATCCTCCAGAACATCCAGAGTTGTTAAAACTATTTGCTGGTTGACTTCCAGATTGTTGCCTTATATGTACCAAGTTAAAACCACATGTATTATTTGAGACCTGTAGGAGCATAACTCGAGTCAGATAAAACTTGAAAAACAATACTACAGTCGGACCTCTCTACAACGACCAAGTTTTCTTTGGAACAAACTTTCATATTACGTAATACTAGATGGTTCTAAATAACAACATCTCGTTATAGCAACTAAAACATATCAGGACAAACAACACTGTTATAGAGAGTTTGATTGTGTTATGTAGACAACAATCAATTGAAAGTACTgaaattcaattacttgaaaaaaatactACAGTCAGACCTCTCTATACTAGCCAAGTTTTTTCGGAACAAACTTTCATGTTACGTTATATTAGATGTTCTCGATAACAACATCTAGCTATAGCAGCCAAAACATATCAGGAAAAACAAAATCGTTACAGAGAGATTTGACTGTGTTATGTAAACAAGAATCAAGTACTTACACCATAGTCTTGATTTCCTTGAAAAGGGATTGAAGCAGGCTGCCTATTTGAAGAGTCAATTTCTCTAAACAACTTACTCTTAAGCAGCAAAATTCTCTCTTTCTCTGATAGATTACTAAAAGGATTTCCATATAGTCCTTCAGGACCAAATGGTTGACTACTTGAAAACTGTGATCTGATGAATGATGGCATTGAAATCTTAGGAAAATCGGTGTCAACTCGTGCTGATGAATCTGCTGAGAATCCATTTCCACATTGCTGAGTATACGACGTAGTTTGAGGATCAAGATTCTTGGACAGTTGAGTACAACTATTATTGTTGTCTTGGTAATCATATTGTGTTAATCCAAGGTACCTCTCTGTAGCAAAAAAAGCAGAAGGTGATGATCCTATTCGACTTATAATCGTTCTCGATGATGATGAATCAGTACTAGGCCAAAAATTCGGTTGCTGCTGCTGTTGACAACCATTTTCAACAGAGCTTTCAGGCTGGAAACAAAATCCCATCTGTGGGAACTCTAAGTTGCAATCACTTGCTAACTCATAGTTCTGAATACTCATTTTTTCGCCAAAACGACtggtcaagatcaagatcaagaaagTTGCAACTTCtatcaaaatatacaaacaagAGTGATTCTGTTTTAATCTTTTCAACAAACAAACTGCATTTCTTGAATGAATATCTTAGTTAAAAAGCGCGAAAATCAAGAAACTAAAAGGATGaagattcttgaaaaataaaaattgaatcttttgctcctaatttcttcttcttcttctttttgttataTGCTGAATGACTCCATACACATGATAtaaagaatatgaatatgtcAACATGTAAGTGCCAAATGCCaactattttaaatattctGTAATGTAGATAAGGAATGAACAAATGATAAGACCAAAGACAACATTTTTACAATGTGAACTATTTACTTCTATATATAATAGCATTTTGTCCCTTCCAACTAACAAATACAGTCAAACATCCTTATACCAACATTTCACTTATCATATTTCGATCgatttttcatgttatatttAACAACATTCTACCTATAACAATATTGACAACTATATACTATGTGTAAAAACAAAATACTGTATTatggtaattattattaatgtattcAGATAGTGAATTTCAAGGACGAATatctaaaatcataaaaatatatttaaatggtATCCATTAATTATGATCATAATTTTACGATGAAGAACTACTGAAATTTGCGTTTTTACATTCGTACATTTCTTCttcattatacatatacatataacaaTATAACAAATTCAGACAAACGATGTCATTATAACGATGTTTGCCTAGCTAGAATTTAAGTGTCTTTTTTGTGTTTTGTTCTTATACtattaaaatgaaaagtgaaaaagatacagaatttttaaaaaaggaggAATATAAGGttaaacaattaattttagCATCACTTTTAATGATAAAAGAATATAGCTTATGGGTGCATCTGTcaacataataaatttatgagGAATGGTATATATCCACTAATACTCTTATCACAAGCTTAATTATTCTTAGTAGCCTATAGTGTGGTTCATGCCTAGAAACTTCCTTATTCAcacattcattttattttaaattcaaaaagttTAGTAAATCGtcatctttttatttctttctcaaaCTTGCATCTAAAGATTTCTGTtgagaaaactaaaaaaattatggaaaaaatagtgtggttaatttttttaatatatatatatatagaatcatGTTTTGTCAATTCCAAAAACTATATTCatacaacttttaaaaataaaaataaaaataaaatctaaataataacCTAAAATTGAGACATTTGGAGTGGGATGAATATTCGGTCAAGTATAATTAGGTCAAGTAATGTTCAATAACCTTATAGATTTGTCATGTGTACAATATACTAATTTATGGTTGAAATCCATTTAGATTATATactcattttaataataaaaaaaacaaagccgtcaattatttttattttttaaaactatcaaataaaataattaagtttacCCTagctaatattttcaagaaaaaaaaagactgaCGGGAATATGCGGACTTCTCGAGTTTTTTACCTGCCAAACCTCGTACttgtattgaattttttaaactaTTCTAATTTTAAAGAATTCAACACTATTGAAAAAtctgaataaatatatttttataattattttaaaacctccaaataatttttttaatgtattatcatgtttttttaGAACTCAATGGTATTTTTAAGTTTGATCTATTTTTAGAGATTACTTCAGAATTTGGAGAAAGCATGTGTGAAATTACTCCCGAAGAAGTTTGGCGGATAAAAAGCCAGGAAGTTCGCATATTTCCgtcaatcttaattttttcttgaaaatattagttTGGTACACTTAATTGCTTTGTTTGCtagttttaagaaaataaaaaagttgacaacttatttttattagctattattataatgagtatataatttaaaaatgaatctCAACCACaaattattatatagtatacataatataaatttataaagtcaTTGGACATTACTTGACCGGATCTTTATTTGATAGATAAGCTTCTCTTGTATTGAtttgttaattaataataatacgtgttttattatttcatttttc
The sequence above is a segment of the Solanum lycopersicum chromosome 10, SLM_r2.1 genome. Coding sequences within it:
- the LOC101251632 gene encoding myb family transcription factor PHL5-like, encoding MSIQNYELASDCNLEFPQMGFCFQPESSVENGCQQQQQPNFWPSTDSSSSRTIISRIGSSPSAFFATERYLGLTQYDYQDNNNSCTQLSKNLDPQTTSYTQQCGNGFSADSSARVDTDFPKISMPSFIRSQFSSSQPFGPEGLYGNPFSNLSEKERILLLKSKLFREIDSSNRQPASIPFQGNQDYGVSNNTCGFNLVHIRQQSGSQPANSFNNSGCSGGSLSSKARIRWTQDLHDRFVECVNRLGGADKATPKAILKLMDSEGLTIFHVKSHLQKYRNAKFIPESTEGRSGKTDCPNNVTQIDSKTGMQIKEALHMQLEVQRRLHEQLEIQRKLQLRIEEQGEQLKKIFEQQQQTTRSLLETRNSSISSPADQFTPHEDEVFAAESFNNTHFQSNISYNDM